The DNA sequence TTCGCCGTAGGGCACCGGTTTCCCGGTGTCGGGGTCGACGACCCGCATGCTGATGAACGGGTATGGCGGGTCGAAGACGGACGGCTCGTGCTCGGCGACGCCGTCCCGCTCGTACATGCCGCCGCCGACCATGGTGCTCCCGTAGAAGCCCAGCAGCCGCGCTTCGGGGAACACCTGGGTGCGGAGCAGGGTGCGGGTGTCGACGTTCATGGAGGAGCCGCCCCAGATGAGGGTGTCGACCTTCCGGTTGATGAGCTCGGCGAGCTCGTCGCGGCCGGCCAGCGCCTCCAGCAGCGGGGGCGTGGTGAAGACGACGCCGACGTCCTGGCTCCGCAGGATCGCCGCGACCTGGTCGAGGACGTGGTCCACGTACCGCTTCGTCTCGTCCGCCCTGCCCTCGCCGACGCACTTCTTCACCCACCGCGGATCGAGGTCCACGGTGAACGGGATGCCGCCGCGCAGATGCGCCAGCGTCCGGCTCGTGGGCGCGAAGAGGTGCGGTCCGCTCGGGCCGATCGTCAGCCAGTTCACCCCGCGGGGGACACCGCGGTCGTCCAGGACCCGCGAGTGCCACGAGGTCAGCCGCTCGTGCAGGTCGGGCAGCCAGACGACGCGCTTGGGCGCGCCGGTCGTCCCGCCGCTCTCGAAGATGTCCAGCGGGACCGGCTCGTCCCCGTATCCGCGCGGGACGAGGTCCTCGACGCGGGCGTCGCGCAACTCGTCGACGACGTTGGGGAACAGCGCGAGGTCGGCTTCGGTGCGGACGTCCTTCCGCGGGTCGAAGTCGAGGGTCCTGGCCCGCTCCAGCCAGAAGCGGGAGCCGGTCCTGGGGCCGAAGTGCCATTCCATGGCGGCGGCGAGCAGGTCGGGCATCGAGGGCGGACGGTCCCAGGGGGTGTCGAGGACCGACGGGGCCGGTGCGCGGGGCGTGCGACGGGGCGTGCGGTGCGTCTTGGCGGCGTACTCGGTGAGGACGTCCGTGACCGCCGCCGCGGCCCGGTCGGCCTCTTCGTGGGTCATCACCAGGGGCGGGCTGAGCAGGACGGTGTTCGGGTTGTTGCGGACGACGACCCCGGCGCGCTCCCGGACCAGCGGCGGCACCCAGTCGGCCGAGAGAGGTTCGCCGGTGGCCGGGTCCTCGGTCAGTTCGATGCCGAGCATGAGCCCGGTCTGCCGCACCTGGCCGACGAAGGGCAACTCCTCCAGGCGGCGCAGGCGTGCGCCGAGGCGGTCGCCGACCTCGACGGCGGCCGCGAGGAGGTTCTCGCGCTCCAGGATGTCGAGGTTCTTCAGGGCCACCGCGCAGCCGGTCGCGTGGCCGCTGTAGGTGTATCCGCCGAGGAACCCGTCGTCGCGGGTGGCCACCTCGGCCACGTGATCGGCCACCAGGAGCGCGCCCATGGGGAAGTACCCCGAGGTGAGGCCCTTGGCGGTGACGATGAAGTCCGGTGCTACGCCGAGGCGTTCGGACGCGAACCAGTGGCCGGTCCTGCCGAACCCCGTGATGACCTCGTCGAGGATGAGGAGGATGCCGTGGGCCGACAGCAGCTCGCGGACCCGCGGCCAGTAATCGGCCGGGGGCTCGACGACGCCGGCCACGCCGAGGATCGGTTCCCCGATCATCACGGCGATGTTCTCCGCGCCGATCTCCTCGATGGTTTCACGGAGTTCGCGCAGGCAGTACGCGGTGGGGTCCTCGCCGCCGTACATCTCCGGGTGGAAGGGCAGCGGCGGCGTCAGGTGCCGGACGTTCGGCAGCATGGGGCCGAAGCCCTGGTGGAACATGGGCATTCCGGTGGCCGCGGCGCCGCCGTACGTGACCCCGTGGTAGCCGAAGTGGCGGGCGAGGACCCAGGTGCGCTCCGGCCGGCCCAGCCGGTGGTGGTAGAGCCGGGCCATGCGCAGCGCGGCGTCGACCGCTTCGGCGCCGCCGCTCGTGAAGTAGACCCGCTCCATCGGGGCGGGCGCCAGCTCGATGAGCCGGTCGGCCAGCTGGATGGAGGGTTCGTTGGAGAACTCGTGGAAGCTGCTGTAGTACTCCAGTTTCGCCATCTGCCCGGCCGCGGCCTCGGCCATTTCACGCCGCCCGTGCCCGATGTGCGCGAGCATGAGGCCGCCGGTGGCGTCCAGATACTCACGGCCGTGCGCGTCGCGTAACCGGCAGCCGGAACCCTCCACCATGATGATCCGATCGGCGGCGGCACCGGGCAGGTGCGGGTGGATCAGCCGGGATCGGTCGGTCTTGACCAGGGCGTCTGCGTTGACCAGCGGTGCCGCCATGTCACCCTCACCATCGGAAAATCGTCGGAAGTTTCTTTTCTGTTCGTTCTGCTGGATTTTTCTCTCGATGTTTCTCTGAACTTTTCTCCGGCTGCTTCTCCGGCTGTTTCCTCGCGGATGCTAGTGGGCGGTGGAGGGGCGGGAAAGCGGAAGGTTCAACTGCACACGGGGAATGATCTCCGCGTGGTGCGAGCGGAGTTGAAGGATCTTTTCCGCATGTGCGTCGGCCGGGGAATGTGGCGGTGAGTCGCGTCGCGTGTGGGGTCGTAAAGCGCGTCGAAGGCAAAGTTCCGATTTTCCGGGTGGTTGACCTTCTCGTGGCATCACTTGAACGTTCCGGATGCGTGCGCCGGGGTGGGGGTGCCAGGGGGCGGGGGGTGACGCGGTGGGGCGGATCCGGTGCCGGAAAGGTCTTGCGCAACCACTACGGTTGAAGCACTATGTGCGGAGTGGTTCGCCCCCTCCGGGGCGTCCACCCCGGCGGATCGGCCGCCGGAACCACACGCCGTCCATCGAAACGAGGACCCTCTTGCGCAAGCTCACCTACTTCGTCGCCTGCTCGATCGACGGGTTCATCGGCGACCCGAGTGGTGACGCGTCCTCCATGTTCGCCTTCGTCGAAGAGGAGTTCCTGGAGTACCTCAAGACCGAGTACCCCGAGACCATCTCGGCCGAGGGGCGGCGCGTCCTCGGGCTGGAGGGCCTGGAGAACCGGCACTTCGACACCGTCGTCCAGGGGCGCGGAAGCTACCAGCTCGGCCTGGACGCCGGGCTCCCCAGCCCGTACGGGCATCTGCGCGAGTACGTCGCCAGCCGGACGCTGACGGAGTCGCCCCACCCGAACGTGCGGCTGTTCTCCGGGGACATCGTCGGGGCGGTCCGCGAGCTCAAGGCGGAGGACGGGGAGAAGGGCATCTGGCTCTGCGGCGGTTCGCGGATCGCCGGGGAGCTGGCGGACGAGGTGGACGAGCTGGTCATCAAGACCTATCCGCAGATCTACGGTTCCGGTATGCCGATGTTCGGCTCGGACTTCCGGGTGGCGGACTTCTCGCTGGAGTCGGTGCGCGCCTTCGGCAACGGGGTGCTCGTCAGGAAGTACGTCCGCAAGCGGTGACGGTCGTGGCGGGGGTGTCGTCCGCCGCCGGCCGTGGGATCGACCAAGCCATTCCGGTTTCGGAGTGGCTTGGACGCGTTTTCCGCGCGTGGGTGCTTGCTCCGACGGCTTGTCGGGGGGTGCGCGGAGAGTTCTCGCGACGTGGTTGTGCGCCCCCGGTGCGCTGGTCCGCGCCGAGCGCCAATTACCTTACCGAGGGAAGGACTTGGCGTTTTCTTGACCGGACGCCGCGGGTAATGTGAAGGCCAAGGGCTGCTCCACGGGCCCCGGTTCCCCGGCCGTTCAGGGGCGGCACGTCGTGCCCCTGCCCGCTCCCTCGTTCTCCGAGTCGGGGACTCATGACGCGGCATGCGCCGGCGATCCCCCTCCGACGGGGCCGCCGGCATCCGACATCCCAGTGCTGACCTTGACCACACCGCGCCCTGCCCGGAAACGGCGGGGGCGCGGGAGAAAGGCCACCATGCGGTCCCTGATAGCCAACGCCCGGTCCTTCGCCACCCATGTGTCCGAGCGGGCGGACGAGTTCCGTGCCCTGGAATCCGGCCAGCGCCCGGAAGCGCTGTTCATCACCTGCTCGGACTCCCGGGTGGTGCCGTCACTGATCACGGGCGCCCGGCCCGGCGAGCTGTTCGAGCTGCGCACGGCCGGCAACGTCGTCCCTCCGTACAGCGCCGACCGGCCCACCGGCGAGACGGCGACCATCGAGTACGCGGTCCGTGTGCTGGGCGTGCGCGACATCGTGGTCTGCGGCCACTCCCACTGCGGCGCCGTACGGGCGCTGGTCGGCGGGGACGACCTGTCCGGTGTGCCGGCCGTGCGGGGCTGGCTGGAGCGGACGGCCGCCTGGCCGGGGGACGGGCCGGCGGGGACCGGGGGAGCCGACCTGGCCGGGCCGGCGCAGCGGCACGCGGTCGCGCAGCTGCAGCGGCTGCGCACCCACCCGTGTGTCGCCGAGCGGATCTCCGACGGAACGGTCGGGCTGCACGCCTGGTCCTACGAGGTGCACACGGGTGCCGTCAGGGAGCTCCGGTCCGACGGGCGGTTCCACGTGCTGTGACCCGCGCGTTCGCCCGCCGCTCGGGCGGCGACCATCGGCCCCGTCCCCTCACAGCGCGAGGAACCCGCAGTCATGGTCTCGACCCTCAGGAACCGTAAACCACTCATGTATTCCGCCACGTTGAGGCAGGACGTCCTGGCCTCGCTCGTCGTCTTCCTGGTGGCCCTGCCCCTGTGCGTCGGGGTGGCCGTGGCCTCCGGGGTGCCCGCCGAACTCGGCTTGATCACCGGCATCGTGGGCGGACTGGTCGTCGGCTGCCTGCCCGGCAGCTCCCTCCAGGTCAGCGGTCCGGCCGCCGGGCTCACGGTGCTCGTCTTCGAGGCGGTGCACGAGTTCGGGCCGGGCGCCCTGGGCGCCCTCGTCCTGGCGGCCGGGCTGCTCCAGATCGTCCTGGGCGCACTGCGCTTCGGCCGGCTGTTCCGGGCCGTGTCCGTGGCGGTCGTCCAGGGCATGCTCGCCGGCATCGGGCTCGTCCTCCTCTTCGGCCAGCTCTACACCATGGCCGAGGCCCGGCAGCCGCGGTCCGGCGTCGACAAGATCACCGGGATACCGGACCTGATAACCACCGTGGCGACGGACGGCGACGCCCTCGTCCCCTTCCTCGTGGGCATCGGCACGATCGCCGTCCTCGTCCTGTGGAAGAAGCTCCCGGCCGGGGCACGGACGGTGCCCGCGCCTCTCGTGGCGGTGGCCCTCGCCACGGCCGTCTGCGCCCTGGCCGGGCTCCCCGTGGCCACCGTCGAGGTGCGGGGCATCGTCGAGGCCGTCCGGCCGCCGGGCGCCGACGCCTTCGGCGCGCTGGGCAGTGTCGCCGCGCTCGGCACCGTCCTCGCCTTCGCCCTGATCGCCTCCGCGGAAAGCCTTTTCAGCGCCGCGGCGGTGGACCGGATGCACGATGGGCCGCGGACCGCGTACGACAAGGAACTGATGGCCCAGGGCGTGGGCAACACGGTCTGCGGGATGCTGGGCTCGCTGCCCATGACGGCCGTGATCGTGCGGAGTTCGGCCAATGTGCAGGCGGGCGCGCGCACCAAGGCCGCCCGCGTCCTGCACGGGGTGTGGCTGCTGCTGTTCGCCGCGCTGCTGCCGGCCGCGGTCGGGGTCATCCCGCTGGCCGCCCTGGCGGGCGTCCTCGTGCACGCCGGCTGCAAGCTCGTCCCGGTCCGGCAGACCGTGTCGCTCTGGCGGCAGCACCGGGGCGAGGCGGTGGTGCTGGCGGTGACCGCCGTCGCCATCATCGGCACCAACATGTTCGAGGGAGTGCTCGTCGGGCTGCTGCTGGCGGTCGTCAAGGCCGCCTGGGAGACGTCGCACCTCCACCTCGACGTACGGGAGTCGGCGGACGGCCGGCTCACCGTCACGGCCGGCGGCAACGCGACGTTCCTCCGGCTGCCCCGGATGCTGGAGACGCTGGAGGCGCTCCCGGAGGACCGGCCCGTGGAGCTCGACCTGTCCCGGCTGCGCCACCTCGACCACGCGTGCCGCACGGTCCTGGAGGCGTGGGCCGAGCAGCGGGGCGCGACGGTCGAGGTGGTGACGCGGGTGTGAGCGGCGGTTCGAGCGGGCCGTGCTCACCTGGCAGTGCGGCTGAGGGGGCGGGAAGGCAGAGAAGGAGAACGGCGCCGGGCGTGCGGTCCAGCAGGGGGTGAGGGAGCCCGTGTTAGCCTCGTGACCATGGCGTTCTCCAGCTGTCCGCACGTTTTCGGCTGAGGCGGGGTCACGCCCGGGGCGCCGGCCCGGGCCGCCGACGATCCCGACCGTTCGACTGCCGACACGCGGCCCATCGCTGCGGAGGACCACGCATGCCCGCCCTTCCTGTCGCGCCCGAGGCGCGGCTCCGCCTGCTCGACGTCCTGACCTGTCCGCACTGTGGTGAGCGGCTCGCCCTGGCCGACGGGTCCGTGCGCTGCGCGGGGCGGCACTCGTTCGACGTCGCACGCCAGGGGTATGTCGGCCTGCTGACCGGCAACATGCGGGCCGGAACCGCTGACACGGCCGACATGGTGCGGGCCCGGACGGCGTTCCTGGGCGCCGGGCACTACGCCCCGCTGGCCGCTGCCCTGGCCGGTGCCGTGGCGCCGCACTGCCCGGACGGCGGCACGCTGCTCGACGCCGGCGCCGGCACCGGGTACTACCTCGCCGCCGTGCTGGACAGGGTGCCGGGCGCCGTCGGGCTGGGGCTCGACGCGTCCAAGTTCGCGCTGCGGCAGGCGGCCCGGGCGCACCCGTGGGCGTGGGCGGCCACGTGGGACGTCTGGCGCCCGCTGCCGGTGCGCGGCGGATCCGTGGACGTCGTGCTGAACGTCTTCGCGCCGCGCAACGGCGAGGAGTTCCACCGGGTGCTGAGCCCCGGCGGCGCGCTCGTGGTCGTGACGCCGACCGCCCGCCATCTGGCCGGGCTGCGCGAGCGCCTCGGGCTGCTCACGGTGGACGCGGACAAGGAGGACCGGCTGCGGCGGACGCTCGGTGACCGCTTCGAGGCCGTCGGCGCGGAGACGCACGAGCACACCGTCGACCTCTCGGCGGAGGACGTGATGAACCTGGTGCTGATGGGGCCGAGCGCGCGGCATGTGACGCCGGACGAACTGCTGGAGCGCGTCACCGCGTTGGAGCTGCCACTGCCCGTCACCGTCTC is a window from the Streptomyces mobaraensis genome containing:
- a CDS encoding aminotransferase class III-fold pyridoxal phosphate-dependent enzyme, encoding MAAPLVNADALVKTDRSRLIHPHLPGAAADRIIMVEGSGCRLRDAHGREYLDATGGLMLAHIGHGRREMAEAAAGQMAKLEYYSSFHEFSNEPSIQLADRLIELAPAPMERVYFTSGGAEAVDAALRMARLYHHRLGRPERTWVLARHFGYHGVTYGGAAATGMPMFHQGFGPMLPNVRHLTPPLPFHPEMYGGEDPTAYCLRELRETIEEIGAENIAVMIGEPILGVAGVVEPPADYWPRVRELLSAHGILLILDEVITGFGRTGHWFASERLGVAPDFIVTAKGLTSGYFPMGALLVADHVAEVATRDDGFLGGYTYSGHATGCAVALKNLDILERENLLAAAVEVGDRLGARLRRLEELPFVGQVRQTGLMLGIELTEDPATGEPLSADWVPPLVRERAGVVVRNNPNTVLLSPPLVMTHEEADRAAAAVTDVLTEYAAKTHRTPRRTPRAPAPSVLDTPWDRPPSMPDLLAAAMEWHFGPRTGSRFWLERARTLDFDPRKDVRTEADLALFPNVVDELRDARVEDLVPRGYGDEPVPLDIFESGGTTGAPKRVVWLPDLHERLTSWHSRVLDDRGVPRGVNWLTIGPSGPHLFAPTSRTLAHLRGGIPFTVDLDPRWVKKCVGEGRADETKRYVDHVLDQVAAILRSQDVGVVFTTPPLLEALAGRDELAELINRKVDTLIWGGSSMNVDTRTLLRTQVFPEARLLGFYGSTMVGGGMYERDGVAEHEPSVFDPPYPFISMRVVDPDTGKPVPYGERGQVVMNHVSRGMLLPNNLERDTALRIAPAEHSGGDAVADIQPVRTFDGTTVIEGVY
- a CDS encoding dihydrofolate reductase family protein; this translates as MRKLTYFVACSIDGFIGDPSGDASSMFAFVEEEFLEYLKTEYPETISAEGRRVLGLEGLENRHFDTVVQGRGSYQLGLDAGLPSPYGHLREYVASRTLTESPHPNVRLFSGDIVGAVRELKAEDGEKGIWLCGGSRIAGELADEVDELVIKTYPQIYGSGMPMFGSDFRVADFSLESVRAFGNGVLVRKYVRKR
- a CDS encoding carbonic anhydrase, which translates into the protein MRSLIANARSFATHVSERADEFRALESGQRPEALFITCSDSRVVPSLITGARPGELFELRTAGNVVPPYSADRPTGETATIEYAVRVLGVRDIVVCGHSHCGAVRALVGGDDLSGVPAVRGWLERTAAWPGDGPAGTGGADLAGPAQRHAVAQLQRLRTHPCVAERISDGTVGLHAWSYEVHTGAVRELRSDGRFHVL
- a CDS encoding SulP family inorganic anion transporter; protein product: MYSATLRQDVLASLVVFLVALPLCVGVAVASGVPAELGLITGIVGGLVVGCLPGSSLQVSGPAAGLTVLVFEAVHEFGPGALGALVLAAGLLQIVLGALRFGRLFRAVSVAVVQGMLAGIGLVLLFGQLYTMAEARQPRSGVDKITGIPDLITTVATDGDALVPFLVGIGTIAVLVLWKKLPAGARTVPAPLVAVALATAVCALAGLPVATVEVRGIVEAVRPPGADAFGALGSVAALGTVLAFALIASAESLFSAAAVDRMHDGPRTAYDKELMAQGVGNTVCGMLGSLPMTAVIVRSSANVQAGARTKAARVLHGVWLLLFAALLPAAVGVIPLAALAGVLVHAGCKLVPVRQTVSLWRQHRGEAVVLAVTAVAIIGTNMFEGVLVGLLLAVVKAAWETSHLHLDVRESADGRLTVTAGGNATFLRLPRMLETLEALPEDRPVELDLSRLRHLDHACRTVLEAWAEQRGATVEVVTRV
- a CDS encoding putative RNA methyltransferase gives rise to the protein MPALPVAPEARLRLLDVLTCPHCGERLALADGSVRCAGRHSFDVARQGYVGLLTGNMRAGTADTADMVRARTAFLGAGHYAPLAAALAGAVAPHCPDGGTLLDAGAGTGYYLAAVLDRVPGAVGLGLDASKFALRQAARAHPWAWAATWDVWRPLPVRGGSVDVVLNVFAPRNGEEFHRVLSPGGALVVVTPTARHLAGLRERLGLLTVDADKEDRLRRTLGDRFEAVGAETHEHTVDLSAEDVMNLVLMGPSARHVTPDELLERVTALELPLPVTVSCLVSVYRAV